The region TAATTGATAGTGTGATGAAACTCAAGAAAAGAAAAGGTATGGTCACGCTGAGTACTGCATGATCACGCTCTTGAGGACATATGATGACATGATCATGCCGCTGGTTTACGTGACCATGCCAAAACTGGAAAAAAATAACAGTAGTTTTTTTGTGGTCAGATGGAATACATTGCATGCTTATACTCAAAACTGTATGATCACGctattttttgattatttatttttaattagaatttttttatatttaattttagggTTTGCATATCCCTCTATAAACATCAAGATGTCATGAATAAGAATTTTTGATTAAAATTAAACCCTAAAATTTTTCATTTTATCTTTTTTGTGGATTCAAGAAAAAGGAAAATTGGATGGATTCAAGGTTTTAAAGAATTTCTTCTATAAGAGTTCTTGCGAGAATTAGCGCTTAATTTTTTATGTTTACGTGCTCCGTCACTCCAAGTCTTAACAAGGATGAAAAAAAAAGAGAGGAGATGATGAAGATGCGGCATGTCCAACAGAACTTAAACGCAGGATTAAGATTCAGACACCGAAGAAACAATTAAAATTTGCATGTTTTGAATATAGATACATATAAATCATATTTAGTATATCGAGAATTGTTTCTGTGATTTGATATCAGTActatattgaagattcaaatgcATACAATTTTATTGTCAGTAGCTTGAATTTTATTGAAGATGCCGCATCCAAATTATTTTATATGAATCTGTACTTATACCGAAATGCATAACCCCAGCTTCAATTAGGCCATCTCTACTTCTACGGCAAGTTGCGATAGCTTAGTTTCAAACTGCAGACCAAGAATTGGCCTCAATCCAATTAAAGGCTAGAGGGCTCAAGAAAGTATCATCTATGCCTAAAGAACTGACCAATGCAAGTGCATGGGGTCTCAGCTCAGCACATAGTTTGGCCACTTCTTTCCTCACTGCAGCAGCATTCGCAGTTGACAAGTATCCGTATCTTAGGAATGATACATTTTCCTCTATGGTGATCATCACATACATGGATCTCAGAAGACCTAATATGTTCTGCAGGAAATGTATGTAATAATCAGATTATGGTTTTCGAATTTACTTTCTTATATTGTTTTTTGTAAGCATTTCATCAAATTTTGGTTATTATCATTGAGAGCAAATAACCATTGGACCGTATTGGCAGTACAACAAACACTACTTTCAGGACTATAATCACCCCTGTCCTTAAAACTTTAAAATGTGAGTAATTGGCCCCTTATGTGATGAAATTACCAAACATACCTTTAAGTCGCCTGCATATACATTTTCCTCCACCTCGACAAAGGATCGAAAAGTCTCCAAGTCTGAGAAGGCTTTGCCTAAGTCTTCAGCAAGCTGATAAGTCTTAAAAAGTAGACGCAAATAAATATGTTAAGTGGGTAAGAGCATGATGCAATAGTACATATTTCCTAAACATGGATTAAAGATGCAAAACTAATGTGGTTAGGAAAGGATAGAGCATTTAAACttttttatttgttattcatCATACCACTGTCAGTGTTTGTTCTTTGCTTAGTCCCTGAGCTTGGTAATGGGAAACTTCCTCTGCAAAACGCTTCAGCAAGTCTCCCTCTCTCAGGCAAAGGATATCCGCCTGCGTCATATAAGTTATCCGTGTTAGCTTCTGTGGCATGGCTGCTGTAACATGACAGCTTGTACAGAACTAGCAAATGATCTATTACCTGAAACTGAGTGCTCCTCAAGATAGAACTTGTGAGTTGAGATGGGATAACCGGGGAAGAGTTATTCATGTGCTCTAATCCCAGTTCTCTACTTAGTGGTCTATTTCTCTTCTTAGCTGATAGAAATTCTGAGAGAAGTGCCTTGCTAACCTGAGGTCATTCAGGTACCAGATTTATCAAAACCGCTAGAACACAGATCTTATGATTATGTATATACGTACTACAGTTAAAGTTCCACTGTGTTCCTTAGTAAAGCTGAAGGTGATGAAATTGAAGTACTTCTTGGAAAGTATTTACTTGGACACTTAACATTTAAGTTACGTTTATTTCTAATATTGGAGAAAATGGGATATATTAAATCAAACTGTAATCTGTTTCTAGGCAATAATTCATTGAAGGCACTCCAGTTCATGTCCATCTCACTGTTACAGACAACGAACTGTGGATGTCAAATAGAGCTCAAAATGTTTGTTCAACTTTCTTATAACAAGCAAGACCGCGTCTTTACAAGGACATTCATAGTTATTTAAAATAATCATTATACCTGTTGCATGAGAACATTGTTATCCCCCTCAAAAGTGGACTGCACGTCGAACTCACTTTTCAATTGTCCAATACGATTCTCAGTCTTTAAACCTTGTCCACCTATGGCTTCACGACATTCCTAATTCATAGTGCAGACTGCAGAGTATAAATGAAGCTGCTATGATATAGATAACATTCAAGGACAATTATGTTACAACCTGAAGAGTGGTCATATTATGCCATGTCAATGTAGCCTTCAGTGCACTGGAATAGACATGGATGATTTTGTTTGATTCAGGCGTTCTCTTTATGTATAACATTTTCAAAAAGTTCGATGCAAAACTGAAAGCATATCTGTGACGAAATCAAAAATAAATTGTTCAGGATCCAACTTGTAGAACACAGGCAGTATGTGAGGATAAACGAGTACTCACGTCTTTGCAAGAAGGGGTAATAACCGCCTTTGATGGCTTGGATAATCAAGCAAAAGGACTTCTGGCCCATTTGTTGCAAGAGAAAATGCGCGCCTTGTCAAGGAGTACCTGATAGCAATTCCTATACCAACCTGACAAAAAAAGAAACAAGTGTAACATACCATAAAGAGTTTCAGAGGATGCTCACCCTTAACAGTACTGAATTCAAACAACTGACTGAAAAAAAGAGATAGACATTTATCGCAAAATATGGGTTTAATACCTTTGCAGAGTACATTGCACCAGATGCAAGGCTTACACGACCAGATACCAAAGGAGCCATAAATGCAGCAAACCTCTGATAGAAATTTATACATCAAAATCAGTTTGTCAACTTTGAAAGTAACTACTATTGGCCAATTCAAATATTCGATACATGTTTTGAATGTCGTTCATGATGTCCTCAATCTTTTACGATACAAGGAGACATTCCCAGATTTAAATTACTTCAAGTCAGGGTTTAGTTATTACAACTACACTTCAATAAACACACACGTCACACGTACCAGAGCTCTAATTTTTATGAGGAACTACATATTGAACAAAATGATCACACACACGTACAGCAGAAACAAAAAGTTACATATGTTGACATGATAAAATGATCACCTGATCCGGGTCTTTGATAGAACTTATATAATGACCATCTGAAGATACATCAGCAACTGAATTCAACAAGTTTTCATTAGGTATCCGGAAGTTATGAAACCTAGAATACAAATTGCGGTAAAGGTTAGTTAAACTAAAGTTAAAAATAATTCAGAGTATAGTCCTTTTACCAGTGATTTACTgttatatgaaataaaataacACAAGGAATTAGCCGCTTTACCAGATTCTACCATTGTCAACACCATTCAGGCCAATTTTGTGCCCACAATCAGCTATATGAACATTAGGACATACATTTCCATTGGAATCCCTTATCTGGGCGATAAAAGCATGGactccttctctttttccattaaTCTCAAGCTGTGAGAAAACCACTGTGTGGGTGGCATGCTAAAATTatacaaaaaaaaaagaaagaaaaaaataaataaagatagtacttgcAAACCAATGCTCTAAAATGAATATATTTTTTTAGGTCATGTTTTAGTAAAAATTACATAATTTTGGACTGAATGATTATATTAAAGAAATTATGTTGACATAAACAAAAACTATACGCTTCACCATGattgttaaactactactacattAGTGAGCTGAAATATAACATGCTAGATAATGTTGAGCCTCATTACTTTTCTATTTGACATTGTTACAATGTATCACAAGATTTCCTTGACTTAAATTCTCCATATATAGGTGCTCAATAATGCAAACTACAGCAATGATTAACAAAGTTGTGATTCATAAACTAAGACCATGAGTGATTTATACTACTGTAACCCGTGATTTGTATTAGTTTTTAATAAAACACGATCCTACACACACTCATATGATGGTAGCAAGAGTAAATGAGGAATTAGGGTATCTCACAATAGCTGCGCCTCCTATCCAATACTTTTGAGCTGATTCACAGGGTGTGTTAATGACAAACTCCCCGGTGCTGGAATCGTATGTGGTTACTGTTTCAATGCCACGGACCTAAAAGTGGAGAACAAATAAATCAGTTGAGAAAATCACCGAAATTGTTGCAAAATGTAACTCACTGTAATTTCCCAAGAGGCCAAGACTAGTTCAAAAGTTAATCAGAAAACTGGGAGATACAGTAGGAACATACATTACTTCCATGGCCCAACTCAGTCATGGCAAAGCAACCGATGATGCCGTACTTTTCAGTGACTTCCAACCACTTGTCATGGTGTCTCTTTGTCCCCAAAAACTGAATGGCACCACCCCTGTAAGTTAATTTAACTAAATTTATTGATCATATATGTCACTTACCAAATTTAAATTAGTTATCAACAAGGTTTACTCCTGCTTTTTACATATAAAAATTACATCAAGTCACTGATGACAAAAAATCAAATTTGCATACTTGAGAAGTAAACATTCTGAAGATGTATTTGGGGAAGACACATTTAAGAGATGTGAATCTTCAAAAAATTTATAAATGTCATATTAAGACATAACGTGCCTATCAATTCTTTATTACAAGCAATGTTCCAAAAAATGTTGGATGATTAAGGGCGGCTAGACTACCTTCGAGCGATTAATCGACTAAATGGCCAGAGTACC is a window of Apium graveolens cultivar Ventura chromosome 11, ASM990537v1, whole genome shotgun sequence DNA encoding:
- the LOC141697303 gene encoding acyl-coenzyme A oxidase 3, peroxisomal-like → MKASSTSAKMDNANRAMFRTQVLTRHLQQQENNKTDINASVPASSNSLQQSICLQYSPPEARLEFDIKEMRKLVDGHHVEQRDWLYRLMNGNPELFGVKQRGDKKFASPDYNQSMEQQREITMKRILYMSKQGAFDGWLTLPGDQIDLKKFAILELCGAFDHSLAIKIGVHFLLWGGAIQFLGTKRHHDKWLEVTEKYGIIGCFAMTELGHGSNVRGIETVTTYDSSTGEFVINTPCESAQKYWIGGAAIHATHTVVFSQLEINGKREGVHAFIAQIRDSNGNVCPNVHIADCGHKIGLNGVDNGRIWFHNFRIPNENLLNSVADVSSDGHYISSIKDPDQRFAAFMAPLVSGRVSLASGAMYSAKVGIGIAIRYSLTRRAFSLATNGPEVLLLDYPSHQRRLLPLLAKTYAFSFASNFLKMLYIKRTPESNKIIHVYSSALKATLTWHNMTTLQECREAIGGQGLKTENRIGQLKSEFDVQSTFEGDNNVLMQQVSKALLSEFLSAKKRNRPLSRELGLEHMNNSSPVIPSQLTSSILRSTQFQADILCLREGDLLKRFAEEVSHYQAQGLSKEQTLTVTYQLAEDLGKAFSDLETFRSFVEVEENVYAGDLKNILGLLRSMYVMITIEENVSFLRYGYLSTANAAAVRKEVAKLCAELRPHALALVSSLGIDDTFLSPLAFNWIEANSWSAV